The following proteins come from a genomic window of Streptomyces sp. NBC_01716:
- a CDS encoding S1 family peptidase encodes MQVSRKYLVAAVTGVLLSASAVTGAQAADPSGAAAQAPRYQPEMVAALAKTLGGSEQAAVDRLDHEAAQQRELAAVNKQGVKTDGAFFTKAGTLTVNAPDARSAARVEDAGLTARVPEHGKSALDRIKSELDAKAVKQVPAGVSSWSVDLASDTVTVEVNSDGGAAARSFIKAASKHGDAVRVVRGQERLETQTVVPPGSRMTFNGYICSVGFGARDAAGKQYLVTAGHCIEDLPNLAYNNVKFAKGTNSRFAVGTRSVDMGIAAVDAEDSIGTQVTTYGQAANVAVKGSTRASQGSAMCKSGQTTGWTCGTVGSYNVTVTYTDANGGPDTVVTGLGSSTVCTEGGDSGGAYISGNQAQGMTSGGPIGQNCTGVNGRGSSYFQPLTDALTHYKLTLNVA; translated from the coding sequence GTGCAGGTTTCCCGCAAATATCTCGTCGCCGCCGTGACCGGCGTCCTGCTCTCGGCCTCCGCCGTGACCGGCGCGCAGGCCGCCGACCCGTCCGGTGCCGCGGCCCAGGCGCCCCGGTACCAGCCCGAGATGGTGGCGGCACTCGCCAAGACGCTCGGTGGCAGCGAGCAGGCGGCCGTGGACCGGCTCGACCACGAGGCCGCGCAGCAGCGCGAGTTGGCTGCCGTGAACAAGCAGGGCGTCAAGACGGACGGCGCCTTCTTCACCAAGGCGGGCACGCTCACGGTGAACGCGCCGGACGCGAGATCCGCCGCCCGGGTGGAGGACGCCGGCCTCACCGCCCGCGTCCCCGAGCACGGCAAGTCCGCGCTGGACCGGATCAAGAGCGAGCTGGACGCGAAGGCCGTCAAGCAGGTTCCCGCCGGTGTCTCGTCGTGGTCGGTCGACCTCGCGTCCGACACCGTCACGGTGGAGGTGAACAGCGACGGTGGCGCCGCCGCCCGCTCGTTCATCAAGGCCGCGAGCAAGCACGGCGACGCCGTCCGTGTCGTGCGGGGCCAGGAGCGTCTGGAGACCCAGACCGTGGTGCCGCCGGGCAGCCGGATGACGTTCAACGGCTACATCTGCTCCGTCGGTTTCGGGGCGCGTGACGCGGCGGGCAAGCAGTATCTGGTGACCGCGGGCCACTGCATCGAGGACCTGCCGAACCTCGCGTACAACAACGTCAAGTTCGCCAAGGGCACCAACTCCCGCTTCGCCGTGGGCACCCGCAGCGTCGACATGGGCATCGCGGCGGTCGACGCCGAGGACTCGATAGGCACCCAGGTCACCACGTACGGCCAGGCCGCGAACGTCGCGGTCAAGGGCAGCACGCGCGCGTCGCAGGGTTCGGCGATGTGCAAGTCCGGCCAGACCACCGGCTGGACGTGCGGCACCGTGGGCTCGTACAACGTCACCGTCACGTACACCGACGCCAACGGCGGCCCGGACACGGTCGTTACGGGCCTCGGCAGCTCCACCGTCTGCACCGAGGGCGGCGACAGCGGCGGCGCGTACATCTCCGGCAACCAGGCGCAAGGCATGACATCCGGCGGCCCGATCGGCCAGAACTGCACCGGTGTGAACGGCCGTGGCTCCTCGTACTTCCAGCCGCTCACGGACGCGCTCACGCACTACAAGCTCACCCTGAACGTCGCCTGA
- a CDS encoding helix-turn-helix transcriptional regulator encodes MTDVDTDMDLGGADGDGAGKDGADPDAEVTFAEVFRDALRRRGLSLERVRDRLEAQGIGVSLATLSYWQRGRSQPERARSLRAVDALESILALPAGALRSLLRPGRPRGRTTSELLDLSASHRVFGENSDVEQALGPDFARFNEDVTSLVIHETVHLDEERCIRQLSVNQVLRATRDGASRMTAVHVIDDPATASVDVTVRCGKLGRVEFLPERRSIVTEILFGGELAKNETVVTDYTISLTPSREVSTYHERRTRVSLREYLLHVYFHPDALPVSCHRYYRERIGAEKASSRQIALDVSHSAHMLPPKCPAGIHGMSWEWPA; translated from the coding sequence ATGACCGACGTGGACACGGACATGGACCTGGGCGGGGCCGATGGGGACGGGGCCGGCAAAGACGGGGCGGACCCGGACGCCGAGGTGACGTTCGCCGAGGTCTTCCGTGACGCGCTGCGCCGCCGCGGGCTCTCCCTGGAGCGCGTACGCGACCGGCTCGAAGCCCAGGGCATCGGCGTCAGCCTCGCCACCCTCAGCTACTGGCAGCGCGGGCGGAGCCAGCCCGAGCGTGCGCGGTCGCTGCGCGCCGTGGACGCGCTGGAGTCCATCCTCGCCCTCCCGGCGGGCGCGCTCCGTTCGCTGCTGCGCCCCGGCAGGCCACGCGGCCGTACGACGTCGGAGCTGCTCGATCTGTCCGCATCCCACCGTGTCTTCGGTGAGAACTCCGACGTGGAACAGGCCCTCGGGCCGGACTTCGCGCGCTTCAACGAGGACGTCACCTCCCTCGTCATCCACGAGACGGTGCATCTGGACGAGGAGCGCTGCATACGGCAGTTGTCCGTGAACCAGGTGCTGCGCGCGACGCGCGACGGCGCGAGCCGGATGACCGCCGTGCATGTCATCGACGACCCGGCGACGGCGTCGGTCGATGTCACCGTACGGTGCGGCAAGCTCGGCCGTGTGGAGTTCCTGCCGGAGCGGCGGAGCATCGTGACGGAGATCCTGTTCGGCGGTGAACTGGCCAAGAACGAGACGGTGGTGACCGACTACACGATCTCGCTCACCCCGAGCCGCGAGGTCTCGACGTACCACGAGCGCCGTACGCGGGTGAGCCTGCGCGAGTATCTGCTGCACGTCTACTTCCACCCGGACGCCCTGCCCGTGAGCTGCCACCGCTACTACCGCGAGCGGATCGGCGCGGAGAAGGCCAGCAGCCGGCAGATCGCCCTGGACGTCTCGCACTCGGCGCACATGCTGCCGCCGAAGTGCCCGGCGGGGATACACGGCATGTCGTGGGAGTGGCCCGCCTGA
- a CDS encoding DUF2201 family putative metallopeptidase, with product MTEASVTAPKRGVELRDWRRLLADPPDPAVTEKGRRLKEAAMLDFGVRESAIASWLYTKCHQQIPTLAVDTAAVVATGDGSCVLLYNPEFFEAIGADGVRFVLFHEARHLIHRHLYMAAELREDPVFKLAAEVSINHVVMRRLRSKLPTQLTGDAAEGGVREPVGIDPHEIHALYEEDLRAQGLEPVSYAHFTETDMSVYGELKRMSDPPVPAGAVCPHLLVDGLPLDEETVGEVVEGVLANVLRAALRGEGPARDEILHLADRSEGGSDRVTKMWGRLGLGALRGRTEPTRRVEWWKRWLSDTLASKLRDGERLIYPRKHGAVLLALGHDPMLSRRGKERTKVVVVAIDTSGSMSQRVIDWLMTLIGRTDGVETHWLSFDGEVMPFVAGERVRGGGGTDFGKVVEYVEGRREVGGRRCEVRPDAVIMVTDGHAPQVTPARPESWIWLITDGGDDWPERHEPPMACHRVTTGDS from the coding sequence ATGACCGAAGCGTCCGTGACCGCGCCCAAGCGCGGCGTCGAACTGCGCGACTGGCGGCGGCTGTTGGCCGACCCGCCGGACCCCGCTGTCACCGAGAAGGGCCGACGGCTCAAGGAAGCCGCGATGCTCGACTTCGGGGTGCGCGAGAGCGCGATCGCCTCCTGGCTCTACACCAAGTGCCACCAGCAGATCCCCACCCTGGCCGTGGACACGGCGGCGGTGGTCGCCACCGGCGACGGCAGCTGCGTGCTTCTCTACAACCCGGAGTTCTTCGAGGCGATCGGCGCGGACGGAGTGCGGTTCGTGCTCTTCCACGAGGCGCGCCATCTCATACACCGGCATCTGTACATGGCCGCGGAGTTGCGCGAGGACCCGGTGTTCAAGCTGGCCGCCGAGGTCTCCATCAACCATGTCGTGATGCGGCGGCTGCGCAGCAAGCTGCCCACCCAACTGACGGGAGACGCGGCGGAGGGCGGCGTACGGGAGCCGGTCGGGATCGATCCGCACGAGATCCACGCCCTGTACGAGGAGGATCTGCGCGCCCAGGGCCTTGAGCCGGTGTCGTACGCGCACTTCACCGAGACCGACATGAGTGTGTACGGCGAGCTGAAGCGGATGAGCGACCCGCCCGTGCCCGCGGGCGCGGTCTGTCCCCATCTGCTCGTCGACGGACTCCCCCTGGACGAGGAGACCGTGGGCGAGGTCGTGGAGGGGGTCCTGGCGAACGTGCTGCGGGCCGCCCTGCGCGGCGAGGGTCCCGCGCGCGACGAGATCCTGCATCTCGCCGACCGTTCCGAGGGCGGCAGCGACCGGGTCACCAAGATGTGGGGGCGCCTCGGCCTCGGCGCGCTGCGCGGCCGGACCGAGCCCACCCGCCGGGTCGAATGGTGGAAGCGCTGGCTGTCCGACACGCTCGCCTCCAAACTCCGCGACGGCGAACGGCTCATCTATCCCAGGAAGCACGGCGCGGTGCTGCTCGCGCTCGGCCACGATCCGATGCTGTCGCGGCGCGGCAAGGAGCGTACGAAGGTGGTGGTCGTCGCCATCGACACCTCCGGCTCCATGTCCCAGCGGGTGATCGACTGGCTGATGACGCTGATCGGCCGCACCGACGGCGTCGAGACGCACTGGCTGAGCTTCGACGGCGAGGTCATGCCGTTCGTCGCGGGAGAGCGGGTCAGAGGCGGCGGCGGTACGGACTTCGGCAAGGTCGTGGAGTACGTGGAGGGGCGCCGCGAAGTCGGCGGCAGGCGGTGCGAGGTACGGCCGGACGCGGTGATCATGGTCACCGACGGTCATGCGCCGCAGGTG